One genomic region from Rosa rugosa chromosome 1, drRosRugo1.1, whole genome shotgun sequence encodes:
- the LOC133727990 gene encoding putative disease resistance protein RGA3, whose translation MSEALVSFLVEQLGSIIFQQVEQNVRLVVNVKKEVATLTLNLETIQAVLADAERRQVKEANVRRWLNNLKEVSYEIDDVVDEWSTEILKKQIEKQGENAVVPKKKVCFSIPFHCLCNGQVTQIIFRRDIAVRIKELHEKLVLIHEQRKFYKFLENEIEFEQPERLKSFSIVNESETFGRDYERNKLVSQLVSENSEERKKPLVISIVGMGGIGKTTLAQLAYNDEKVKDCFHTRIWVCVSEPFVQIAVARAILEGLNVSVPNSNELEIFVRDISNSIKGKKFLLVLDDVWDSNHRKWEPFLTTLHCGASGSRILVTTRIAQVASAMGATSDHTIYIKELGEETCRSLFYHIAFFDGERKESKKFEDIGNEIVKRCKGLPLAAKTLGSLMRCKKTVQQWVDVLNSKIWELEVVENEVFQPLFLSYHDLEPQSKRCLLYCATFPKDLEIIKDQLIELWMSQSYLEVKGGNKEKTTVGQRCFENLVTRSFFQNIKEDSEGSIISCKMHDIVHDFVQYLTKDECFSMVVKDANERMELPGDEVRHLSLMFAPEGPFPVSSLNCKSLRTLTAFESKLTSIGVELISQSKSLRTLNLSENSIVEVPKEIGGLIHLRYLDLSQNRELKELPDSLCDLYNLQTLRLVECEQLVKFPDEEAMRKLTKLKHLYVKYSPHLKSKGIGRLTGLQKLDVFHLNGYRGEDKEGTLKLQDLKNLNQLEGSLWIAHLESVEDASEGVKACLSEKHLLHHLHLDFSCFNGCHKGRREEGRGQNDREILNGLQPHGDLESLTIGNCQLATSPCPDWILSLHKLTRLQLSDFGNCELLSGPFGRLPSLESLVVGVMEKVKKVGVELLGIEERELQSSSSSSSLILFPKLKSLGFVVMPKWEEWEGVPPQNNITIMPSLSRLAFLNCSKLGTLPDFLRKTPVQTLGVFNSRILGDKVGDKTSEEWAKISHVPDIQVKEF comes from the coding sequence ATGTCTGAAGCACTTGTATCCTTCCTTGTAGAGCAGTTGGGTTCCATCATCTTCCAACAGGTGGAACAAAACGTGAGACTTGTTGTGAATGTCAAAAAAGAAGTAGCAACTCTTACCCTCAACCTCGAAACTATTCAAGCTGTGCTGGCGGATGCAGAGAGGAGGCAAGTGAAGGAGGCCAACGTGAGACGCTGGCTCAACAATCTAAAAGAAGTGTCGTACGAGATAGACGATGTGGTGGACGAGTGGAGCACTGAAATCCTGAAAAAACAAATCGAGAAACAAGGTGAAAATGCTGTTGTACCTAAGAAGAAGGTATGTTTCTCTATTCCCTTCCATTGTCTTTGTAATGGACAAGTCACTCAGATAATTTTTCGTCGTGACATTGCTGTGAGGATAAAAGAGTTGCATGAGAAGTTAGTTTTGATTCATGAACAGCGAAAATTTTATAAGTTTCTCGAAAATGAAATAGAATTTGAGCAACCTGAACGATTGAAAAGTTTTTCAATTGTCAATGAATCTGAGACATTTGGTAGAGACTACGAAAGGAATAAACTAGTAAGCCAGTTAGTGAGTGAGAATAGTGAAGAAAGGAAGAAACCTCTTGTCATATCTATTGTAGGTATGGGGGGGATAGGCAAAACAACTCTTGCCCAACTAGCCTATAATGATGAAAAGGTAAAGGATTGTTTTCATACAAGAATATGGGTTTGTGTCTCTGAACCCTTTGTACAAATTGCGGTTGCTAGAGCCATCCTTGAGGGTCTTAATGTAAGTGTCCCAAATTCAAATGAGTTAGAAATTTTTGTTCGAGATATTTCTAACTCTATTAAGGGCAAGAAGTTCCTTCTTGTTCTAGATGATGTCTGGGACTCAAACCATAGAAAATGGGAGCCCTTCTTGACCACATTACACTGTGGTGCCTCAGGGAGTAGAATTTTGGTTACAACGCGAATTGCGCAGGTTGCTAGTGCAATGGGAGCAACTAGTGACCACACAATCTATATAAAGGAGTTAGGTGAAGAAACTTGTAGGTCATTGTTCTATCACATTGCATTTTTTGATGGTGAAAGAAAGGAGTCTAAAAAGTTTGAAGATATTGGTAATGAAATTGTAAAGAGGTGCAAAGGCTTGCCTCTTGCTGCTAAGACTTTGGGTAGTCTAATGCGGTGTAAGAAGACAGTGCAACAATGGGTAGATGTTTTGAATAGTAAGATATGGGAACTAGAAGTGGTTGAAAATGAAGTTTTTCAACCCTTGTTTCTAAGTTACCATGATTTAGAACCCCAGTCCAAACGTTGTCTTTTGTATTGTGCTACATTTCCTAAAGATCTTGAGATTATCAAGGATCAGTTGATTGAATTGTGGATGTCACAAAGTTATCTTGAAGTCAAAGGtggaaacaaagaaaagacAACAGTAGGTCAAAGGTGTTTTGAGAACTTAGTAACGCGGTCTTTCTTTCAAAATATTAAGGAAGATTCTGAGGGGAGTATTATAAGTTGTAAAATGCACGATATTGTGCATGACTTTGTGCAATACTTGACCAAGGATGAATGCTTTAGTATGGTGGTTAAGGATGCTAATGAGAGAATGGAGTTACCGGGTGATGAGGTTCGTCATTTGTCTTTAATGTTTGCACCTGAGGGTCCATTTCCTGTTTCTTCTCTCAACTGTAAGAGTTTGCGCACTCTCACAGCATTTGAATCGAAACTTACTAGCATTGGCGTTGAGTTGATTTCGCAATCAAAAAGCCTTAGGACTTTGAATTTGAGTGAAAACTCGATTGTAGAAGTTCCAAAGGAGATTGGTGGATTGATACATTTGAGATATCTGGACTTGTCTCAAAATCGTGAACTGAAGGAATTGCCCGACAGTTTATGTGATTTATACAATCTGCAAACCTTGCGACTTGTCGAGTGTGAACAATTAGTCAAATTTCCCGATGAAGAGGCAATGAGAAAGCTAACCAAGTTAAAGCATCTTTATGTTAAGTATTCCCCTCATCTAAAATCAAAAGGGATAGGGAGGTTAACCGGTCTGCAAAAGCTAGATGTGTTTCATCTAAATGGTTATAGGGGTGAGGACAAAGAAGGGACGTTGAAGTTGCAAGATTTGAAAAACTTGAACCAACTTGAAGGGAGTCTTTGGATTGCACACTTGGAGTCTGTGGAAGATGCGAGTGAGGGTGTAAAGGCATGTTTGAGTGAGAAACATCTCCTTCATCATCTGCATCTAGATTTCTCATGTTTCAATGGATGTCATAAGGGGAGGAGAGAAGAAGGGAGGGGCCAAAATGATAGAGAAATACTGAATGGGCTGCAACCACATGGAGATTTGGAATCATTGACCATCGGGAACTGCCAGCTGGCTACTTCTCCGTGTCCTGATTGGATCTTGTCTTTACATAAACTGACACGTCTTCAGCTTTCTGATTTCGGTAATTGTGAGCTGCTTTCGGGTCCATTTGGGAGATTGCCGTCGCTTGAATCACTTGTAGTTGGGGTGATGGAGAAAGTGAAAAAGGTGGGAGTGGAGTTATTGGGAATTGAAGAAAGAGAATTACAATCATCCTCCTCCTCGTCTTCTCTTATTTTATTCCCCAAATTGAAAAGCCTCGGGTTCGTTGTGATGCCTAAGTGGGAAGAGTGGGAAGGAGTCCCTCCCCAGAATAATATTACCATAATGCCCTCCCTATCTCGCTTGGCATTTCTCAATTGCTCCAAACTTGGTACGCTGCCCGACTTCCTGCGCAAGACACCAGTACAGACTCTGGGCGTCTTCAATTCTCGAATTCTGGGTGATAAAGTCGGGGACAAAACAAGTGAGGAGTGGGCCAAGATTTCTCACGTCCCAGACATCCAAGTGAAGGAATTCTGA
- the LOC133724911 gene encoding aspartate aminotransferase, mitochondrial, whose product MALSTKLFQRRSSTAVLGARSMSWWRSVQPAPKDPILGVTEAFLADPSPNKVNVGVGAYRDDNGKPVVLECVREAERRVAGKLNMEYLPMGGSVKMVEETLKLAYGETSEFLKDKRIAAVQSLSGTGACRLFADFQKRFRPDSNIYIPVPTWANHHNIWRDAQVPQRTFHYYHPETKGLDFAGLIDDIKNAPSGSFFLLHACAHNPTGVDPSEEQWKEISYQIKGKGHFAFFDMAYQGFASGNPERDAKAIRIFLEDGHLIGISQSYAKNMGLYGQRVGCLSLLCEDEKQAVAVKSQLQQLARPMYSNPPVHGPLIVSTILGDPDLKNLWLREVKGMADRIIGMRTALRENLEKLGSPLSWEHITNQIGMFCYSGMTPEQVDRLTNEFHIYLTRNGRISMAGVTTGNVGYLANAIHEVTKSA is encoded by the exons ATGGCGCTCTCCACCAAACTTTTTCAACGGAGGAGCTCCACCGCAGTCTTGGGCGCGCGATCCATGTCCTGGTGGCGGAGTGTCCAACCGGCTCCCAAAGATCCCATTCTCGGCGTCACCGAAGCCTTCCTCGCCGATCCCAGTCCCAACAAAGTCAATGTTGGAGTC GGTGCGTACCGTGATGACAACGGAAAGCCGGTTGTTTTGGAATGCGTTAGAGAAGCAGAGCGGAGGGTTGCCGGAAAATTGAACAT GGAATATCTTCCTATGGGGGGCAGTGTGAAGATGGTGGAAGAAACATTGAAGCTGGCCTATGGAGAGACTTCTGAATTTCTCAAAGATAAAAGGATAGCAGCAGTGCAATCTCTCTCTGGGACTGGTGCATGTCGTCTTTTTGCAGACTTTCAAAAACGTTTTCGTCCAGATTCTAATATCTATATTCCAGTGCCAACATGGGCCAA CCACCATAACATCTGGAGAGATGCCCAGGTCCCTCAAAGGACTTTCCATTACTATCATCCAGAGACTAAGGGTTTGGACTTTGCAGGACTGATTGATGACATAAAG AATGCTCCAAGTGGCTCATTCTTTCTACTTCATGCATGTGCTCACAATCCCACTGGAGTTGATCCTTCGGAGGAACAATGGAAAGAGATCTCATACCAAATCAAG GGTAAAGGTCATTTTGCCTTCTTTGACATGGCATATCAAGGTTTTGCTAGTGGTAACCCAGAGAGAGATGCAAAAGCCATCAGGATTTTTCTCGAGGATGGTCATCTAATTGGAATTTCTCAATCTTATGCAAAAAATATGGGACTCTATGGGCAGAGAGTAGGATGCCTTAG CTTGCTTTGTGAGGATGAAAAACAAGCTGTGGCTGTAAAAAGTCAGTTGCAGCAGCTTGCCAGACCCATGTATAGTAACCCACCCGTTCATGGACCGCTTATAGTGTCAACTATCCTTGGTGATCCAGACTTGAAGAATTTGTGGCTCCGAGAAGTTAAG GGCATGGCAGATCGCATAATCGGAATGCGAACTGCTCTACGAGAAAACCTTGAGAAATTGGGATCACCCTTATCTTGGGAGCACATAACAAATCAG ATTGGCATGTTTTGCTATAGCGGAATGACACCTGAACAGGTTGATCGTTTGACAAATGAGTTTCATATATATTTGACTCGCAATGGTCGAATAAG TATGGCGGGTGTTACAACGGGCAATGTTGGATATCTGGCAAATGCTATACATGAAGTAACAAAATCTGCATAG